The Deltaproteobacteria bacterium sequence AAAGGCAGCCTTTAGCTTTATGGCAATGGGAGACATGGATACACCTCTCGCGATACTTAAATTCCTTGAACGAACTCAGAAATCTGATGGCTCATGGCCGCAGAACATGTGGCTTGACGGCAGGCCATACTGGAACGGCGTGCAATTGGACGAAGTGGCATTTCCCATACTTCTGGCATGGAGGCTTGGGGCTATGGGTATGCTGAAAGAAAATTTTTATCCCATGATTAAAAAGGCTGCGTCATATCTGGTAAAGGAAGGCCCTATTACAGAGCAGGAGCGGTGGGAAGAGAATTCAGGCTTTTCTCCATCTACTCTGGCCATTGAAATCGTTGCCCTGATTTGCGCGGCTCAGCTGGCCAAAAAAATGGGAGAGGATAGAGAATCAAAATATCTCTTTGATATCGCAGATTATTGGCAGACACATATTGAAGACTGGACATTCACTGATTGCGGTTGTCTCCTTTCTGAGCATCCTGAGCATTACCAGAGGATTGCCTCTGTTGCCCCTGAATCGCTTGATATGGGAGGAACAGCGTGTCAGATATTCCTTCCGATAAAAAACCTGCCATCCGAATCTATAAGAGAACATTCGCAATGTTCTGTTGTGGACGGCGGTTTTTTAGAATTGGTGAGATACGGCATAAGAGACCCGAAAGACCCGCATATTCTTAAGACCCTTCCTGTTATTGATAAACTACTCAAGATGGATACGCCATTCGGCGCTGTCTGGCACAGATATAATAATGATGGTTATGGAGAAAAGGAAGACGGCTCGCCTTTTGACGGCTCAGGCATCGGAAGGGCATGGCCCCTGCTTACTGGCGAAAGGGGAATGTATGAATTTCTTGCCGGTAGTTCTATTGACCCTTACTTGAAGGCAATGCAGGGCTTTGCCAATGATGGTGGAATGATTCCAGAGCAGGTGTGGGATGCAGAGGATATACCGGAAAAAGGACTTTTCAAAAATAGAGGCACCGGCTCGGCCACACCTCTTGTATGGGCGCATGCCGAGTATATAAAACTCTTGGTCAGCAAAAAAGAGTGCAGAGGCTGCGACATTGTTGATGAGATATACCAGAGATATGTGGTTAAAAAGACAAAGAGCAATATTATCGCATGGAAGATAAATAAACCTATAAAACGGATACAGGCATCAAACACCTTGCGAATTGTTACTTCTGAGATAGCCCTACTTCACTGGAGTAAGGATAACTGGAAAACCGTAAGGGACGATACCTTTGAGATAACCGGGCTCGGGCTCTTTTATATTGATATACCTGCCGGGACATTTCAACAGGGAGACACCTGTATATTTACCTTCTACTATCCTGTGACGGATAAATGGGAGGGTAAGGACTATATTTTAGTTGTGGAATAGTCTGGAATAAAAAGGAGGTGATGATGAATAAATTACAAATATTCTTATTGTTGTTTATAATCATCTTCTTCCCGTTAATCAGTTATGCCGGGGATAAGGTTTTTTTAAGGGAGGAATTCAATGACCTCTCGAATTGGAATCCGCTCAATTTCCCTAAGATAAAAAGACATACCATTTATACCATAGAATCCAATGGGGAAGAGAGATATCTCAAGGCGGAGAGCGATGCCTCTGCCTCCGGAATAATATACAAGAAGGAGTTTAATGTTTATGAATTCCCTAAGGTTAAGTGGCGCTGGCGGGTAGAGAATATATATAAAAAGGGGGATGTGAAAACAAAGGAAGGGGATGACTATCCGATCAGGGTTTATGTCGCCTTTAAATATAATCCGGAAAAGGCAACCTTTTCGGAAAAGTTAAAATATAATGCGGCAAAATTATTATACGGGGACTATCCCCCATACAGCGCTATCAGTTATATCTGGTCAAGCAAGGAATATCCGGAGAGGATGTTTACCAGCAAATATACAGACAGGGCAAAGATGATCCTCTTAGAGCAAGGGAGTACAAATGTCGGCAAATGGAAGACAGAGGAGGTAAATATCATAGATGACTATAAAGCCGCCTTTGGTGAAGATCCTCCTTCTGTTGCCACCATTGCTATCATGAATGATTCTGACAATACAGGGGAGAAGGGGATTTCTTATATGGATTATATTGAGGTATATAAGTGATGGAAATATTTTGACCTAACCATAAAAAGACATTATGTTGATAATCTGGTTAAATTTTACCTAAAACCTTAATTACAGGAGGGGTATGTCAATTTCAAATTTATTTACTAAAATTCAAATTGGTCCTTATCAACTTCCCAATCGGATAGTCATGGCGCCTATGACCCGTAACCGCGCCGGGAACGAAAATGTGCCGACCGCACTAATGGCTCAATATTATAAACAACGCGCATCTGCCGGACTAATTATCACCGAAGCAACACAGGTAACTCCTGAAGGAGTAGGTTATCCCAATACCCCGGGAATCCATTCAGATGAACAAGTAGAAGGCTGGAAACAGGTAACAAAGGCGGTTCATGAATCAGGAGGGCGGATCTTTCTGCAGCTTTGGCATGTGGGACGTATTTCCCATCCGCTTCTGCTTCCAAAAGGGATGAGGCCTGTGGCTCCATCGGCAATTGCGCCGCAGGGTCAGGTTTATACCCCGGAAGGGATGAAGCCCTATGAAATCCCCCGTCCGCTTGAAACAAATGAAATCCCCCGGATTATAGAACAATACATTCATGGGGCAAAAAATGCCTTAAGATCAGGATTTGATGGAGTGGAACTGCACGGGGCCAACGGTTATTTAATTGATCAATTCCTTCGTGATGGAACTAATATAAGAACTGATATATACGGCGGTTCCATAGAAAACCGCGCCCGATTTCTTCTGGAAGTTACAAAGGCCGTGATTGATATTTGGGGTAGTAACCGTGTTGGCGTGCGTTTATCCCCAGGCGGAACATTTAATGATATGAAAGACTCCAATTCTCTTAAGACCTTTAGCTATGCGGTAAAAGAGCTCAAACAATTGGGGATTGTCTATATCCATATTATAGAAACCTCTGAGGCGGATAAACGGCATGAGGGAAATTCTGTTGAAACCAAACAATTTCGGCCACTCTTTGACAAAGCTATTATTGTAAACGGAGGTTATAACCGTGAACGGGCAGATGCTACAATCAAAGATGGAGTGGCGGACATGGTCTCTTTCGGAGTTCCTTTTCTGGCAAATCCTGATCTCCCGCATCGTCTGAATATCGGCGCTCCGCTGAACATTCCTGATCCAGATACCTTCTATGGAGGAGGAGAAAGAGGATATATAGATTATCCGATTCTTAAATAAGAGCGCCATGAGGAGAAAGGGAAATAGTTTATCTGAAGGCAGAGGGAGTAACTGACGATTATGGGTATAGCACTTCTTTTTCTGGCCACTTTATTCCTGGCCTATTTTAACGGGGCAAATGATAATTTTAAAGGTGTGGCCACACTCTTCGGAAGTAAGACCATAAATTATAGGGACTCTTTATATTTGGCCACCATAACCACCCTTGCCGGTGCTCTTTGTTCTGTTTACATATCCTTCTCTCTTATTAAAATTTTCTCAGGAAAAGGGCTTGTTCCGGATAGTATTGCGGCCTCTCCTGAATTCTTATCAACTGTGGCCATAGGCGCAGGATTAACAATAATGCTTGCCACCCTGACCGGTTTCCCTGTCTCTACCACGCATAGTTTAACCGGAGCCTTGATTGGCGCCGGTTTTATGGCTATCGGCACACAGATAAATCTCAATACCCTGATTAACTCCTTCCTTCTCCCTCTTTTATTAAGCCCGTTAATCTCTGTTTCTCTCTCTGCCCTGCTTTATGCAGGATTACATTATCTGCGAATACAGGCCGACGTATGCAAGGAGTGGTGTGTTTGCGTAGGAGAGACGGAGCAACTGATCCCCATCCTTCAACCAAATTCTCTCGCGTGCCTTGAAGGTATAAAGGGGATAGATGCCTCTATCGGCACAGTAGACGAATGTAAGGAGAGATACACAGGTAAATTTATAGGGATCGAATATCAGAAACTGATAGACCTGCTCCATATCTTTAGCGCCGGAAGTGTGAGTTTCGCAAGGGGATTAAATGATACCCCAAAGATTGTGGCCTTGCTTATGACGGCTTCAGTATTTGATATCAAATATGGGATCATGGCGATTGCCGCAGGGATGGCTATGGGTGGGATTCTTAATGCCCATAAGGTGGCGCAGACGATGAGCAAAAAGATTGTCCCATTGAACCCGGGACAGGGATTTGTTGCAAACCTTACCACCGCCATACTTGTGTTTTTTGCGAGCAGAGCCGGTCTGCCGGTATCCACTACCCATGTCTCGGTTGGTTCTATCTCCGGCATTGGTCTCATTAATAAAAAGGTGAACATAAAGATCATTTCAGATATTTTGCTGGCATGGATATTAACCTTACCGGTATCAGCTATTCTCAGTGCGGGTATTTATTTGGCATTAAAATAATCTTAAGGGGGATAACCATGGAAGAATTTGATCTGACTATAATCGGCGGAGGTGTGGGCGGCCTGGTTGCGGCAAGCGGCGCAAGCCAGTTCGGGGCAAAGGTGGCCTTAGTGGAGAAAGAGAATCTGGGTGGAGATTGTCTCCATTATGGTTGTGTGCCCACAAAGACCCTTGTCCATTCTGCAAGGCTTATCTCTCTTATGCGCAGGGCTACGGAGTTTGGCCTG is a genomic window containing:
- a CDS encoding glucan 1,4-alpha-glucosidase encodes the protein MGLVKGLNLNSSGLFPAEKPFGKPGLPSNWSSASKQGVGTACNDISKVWFTIANGIITEVFYPTVDTANIKDLQILVTDGKTFVDEERKDTISSIEYIAPKSLAYRIINTAKNGRYKIVKHIVTDTYGQSLVIKTSFQALKGNPDDYRLFIYLAPHIKNKGYGNSGRCISYAGKDYLIAWREDIAIALTANIPFKNMSCGYSGYSDGWHDLKNNLKMDWFFHRIEDGNIAMIAEIDAKEFTAVLSFGRDDVEAVQEANKTLERGYDAIEAGYIKEWHNYLSKLKDFSEEGFDNGRLYWISTMVVKAHEDKTYKGGVIASLSIPWGESKSDTETGGYHLVWPRDMVKAAFSFMAMGDMDTPLAILKFLERTQKSDGSWPQNMWLDGRPYWNGVQLDEVAFPILLAWRLGAMGMLKENFYPMIKKAASYLVKEGPITEQERWEENSGFSPSTLAIEIVALICAAQLAKKMGEDRESKYLFDIADYWQTHIEDWTFTDCGCLLSEHPEHYQRIASVAPESLDMGGTACQIFLPIKNLPSESIREHSQCSVVDGGFLELVRYGIRDPKDPHILKTLPVIDKLLKMDTPFGAVWHRYNNDGYGEKEDGSPFDGSGIGRAWPLLTGERGMYEFLAGSSIDPYLKAMQGFANDGGMIPEQVWDAEDIPEKGLFKNRGTGSATPLVWAHAEYIKLLVSKKECRGCDIVDEIYQRYVVKKTKSNIIAWKINKPIKRIQASNTLRIVTSEIALLHWSKDNWKTVRDDTFEITGLGLFYIDIPAGTFQQGDTCIFTFYYPVTDKWEGKDYILVVE
- a CDS encoding DUF3047 domain-containing protein; this encodes MNKLQIFLLLFIIIFFPLISYAGDKVFLREEFNDLSNWNPLNFPKIKRHTIYTIESNGEERYLKAESDASASGIIYKKEFNVYEFPKVKWRWRVENIYKKGDVKTKEGDDYPIRVYVAFKYNPEKATFSEKLKYNAAKLLYGDYPPYSAISYIWSSKEYPERMFTSKYTDRAKMILLEQGSTNVGKWKTEEVNIIDDYKAAFGEDPPSVATIAIMNDSDNTGEKGISYMDYIEVYK
- a CDS encoding alkene reductase, which encodes MSISNLFTKIQIGPYQLPNRIVMAPMTRNRAGNENVPTALMAQYYKQRASAGLIITEATQVTPEGVGYPNTPGIHSDEQVEGWKQVTKAVHESGGRIFLQLWHVGRISHPLLLPKGMRPVAPSAIAPQGQVYTPEGMKPYEIPRPLETNEIPRIIEQYIHGAKNALRSGFDGVELHGANGYLIDQFLRDGTNIRTDIYGGSIENRARFLLEVTKAVIDIWGSNRVGVRLSPGGTFNDMKDSNSLKTFSYAVKELKQLGIVYIHIIETSEADKRHEGNSVETKQFRPLFDKAIIVNGGYNRERADATIKDGVADMVSFGVPFLANPDLPHRLNIGAPLNIPDPDTFYGGGERGYIDYPILK
- a CDS encoding inorganic phosphate transporter translates to MGIALLFLATLFLAYFNGANDNFKGVATLFGSKTINYRDSLYLATITTLAGALCSVYISFSLIKIFSGKGLVPDSIAASPEFLSTVAIGAGLTIMLATLTGFPVSTTHSLTGALIGAGFMAIGTQINLNTLINSFLLPLLLSPLISVSLSALLYAGLHYLRIQADVCKEWCVCVGETEQLIPILQPNSLACLEGIKGIDASIGTVDECKERYTGKFIGIEYQKLIDLLHIFSAGSVSFARGLNDTPKIVALLMTASVFDIKYGIMAIAAGMAMGGILNAHKVAQTMSKKIVPLNPGQGFVANLTTAILVFFASRAGLPVSTTHVSVGSISGIGLINKKVNIKIISDILLAWILTLPVSAILSAGIYLALK